From one Simplicispira suum genomic stretch:
- a CDS encoding heavy metal translocating P-type ATPase, translating to MSTNVPGPVPGGLAAPTQDASVVPSASGDALLDDPAEWPAFGRKVDAQASGERWESHVVIEGMHCAACALTIEDALRSVPGVEQADVSAASQRARVVWSATAAPPSLWFAAVRRAGYRALPAADVQARQQRVQEHRRALWRWLVAGFCMMQVMMYAWPAYIAQPGDLSGEMEALLRWASWVITLPVVLFACGPFFTSALADIRHRRISMDLPVALGMAITFVISSLGTFDPDGIFGREVYFDSLTMFVFFLLTGRWLELRLRDRTAGALEAVMNRLPDSVERRDDDGHFVRVAVRRLAVDDVVRVLPGEAFPSDGCLISGSTRVDEALLTGESSPRWRTVGALVSAGSMNLESAVQMKVERLGADTRFGEIVALMESASLQKPRLAQLADRVARPFLVFVLLAALGAMLWWWPRDPQHALMVAVSVLIVTCPCALSLATPVAMLSAAGALARGGVLVRNLQALETLAGIDSVVFDKTGTLTHDRMALRHMETSSDWTQAEALGLAAVVARYSLHPASRALVAAAEQAEPHGNGVWEVVEVTETPGRGLSAQLRLRDGSQAIRTLLLGSAEHVGAPWFERDGLQVCMALDGGAVADRSWARFDLEEQLRSDLHTSLRALAQAGIGVQILSGDYAGSVARVAQRAGIDAWRGGCTPADKLAAIRALQARGHRVAMVGDGLNDGPVLAAANASFAFGSAVPLTSLRSDFVVLGGQLPLIAQSVLLARRTLRIVRQNLLWAAGYNVVSVPLAIAGLMPAWLAGLGMAASSLLVVLNSARLARAMPSLVPAADGAGKPVPMTHTQVHA from the coding sequence ATGTCAACAAATGTTCCAGGGCCAGTGCCTGGCGGGCTTGCGGCGCCGACCCAGGACGCGTCCGTAGTGCCTAGCGCAAGCGGCGATGCGCTGCTGGATGATCCGGCGGAGTGGCCGGCCTTTGGCCGGAAGGTGGACGCCCAGGCATCGGGTGAGCGCTGGGAGTCGCACGTCGTCATTGAAGGCATGCATTGCGCCGCCTGCGCGTTAACGATTGAAGATGCACTGCGCAGCGTCCCCGGCGTAGAGCAGGCAGACGTCAGCGCCGCCAGCCAGCGTGCCCGCGTGGTCTGGAGCGCTACCGCCGCGCCTCCGTCCCTGTGGTTTGCTGCGGTGCGCCGCGCCGGCTACCGCGCGCTGCCGGCGGCCGATGTCCAGGCGCGCCAGCAGCGCGTGCAGGAACACCGGCGGGCATTGTGGCGCTGGCTGGTCGCAGGCTTTTGCATGATGCAGGTGATGATGTACGCGTGGCCCGCCTACATTGCTCAGCCAGGCGATCTGAGCGGTGAAATGGAAGCCCTTTTGCGCTGGGCCTCCTGGGTCATCACGCTGCCCGTCGTGCTGTTTGCCTGCGGGCCGTTTTTCACGAGCGCGTTGGCAGACATCCGCCATCGCCGCATCAGCATGGATCTGCCGGTGGCCCTGGGCATGGCCATCACCTTCGTCATCAGCAGTCTCGGCACCTTTGACCCGGACGGAATTTTTGGCCGCGAGGTGTATTTCGACTCGCTGACCATGTTTGTTTTTTTCCTGCTGACCGGGCGTTGGCTGGAACTGCGCCTGCGCGACCGCACGGCCGGTGCGCTTGAGGCCGTGATGAACCGGCTTCCCGACAGTGTCGAGCGACGCGATGACGACGGGCACTTCGTTCGCGTGGCAGTGCGGCGCCTTGCAGTGGACGACGTGGTGCGTGTGCTGCCGGGGGAGGCATTTCCGTCTGATGGCTGTTTGATATCTGGCAGCACGCGCGTGGATGAAGCCTTGTTGACGGGCGAGTCGAGCCCGCGCTGGCGCACCGTGGGCGCATTGGTATCAGCGGGCAGCATGAACCTGGAATCTGCGGTGCAGATGAAAGTGGAGCGATTGGGTGCCGATACCCGCTTTGGCGAAATCGTGGCACTGATGGAAAGCGCCTCACTGCAGAAGCCTCGCTTGGCACAGTTGGCGGATCGCGTGGCGCGGCCCTTTCTGGTTTTCGTGCTGCTGGCCGCGTTGGGCGCCATGCTTTGGTGGTGGCCGCGCGACCCGCAGCATGCACTGATGGTCGCGGTGTCGGTCTTGATCGTCACCTGCCCCTGCGCACTGTCGCTGGCAACTCCCGTCGCCATGCTTTCAGCGGCAGGTGCCTTGGCACGGGGCGGCGTGCTGGTGCGCAACCTGCAGGCGCTGGAGACACTGGCTGGCATTGACAGCGTAGTGTTTGACAAGACCGGCACCCTGACCCACGACCGCATGGCGCTGCGCCATATGGAAACTTCAAGCGACTGGACGCAGGCTGAGGCGCTCGGCCTTGCGGCCGTTGTGGCGCGGTATTCCTTGCACCCCGCTTCGCGTGCGCTGGTAGCCGCAGCAGAGCAGGCGGAGCCGCACGGCAATGGTGTCTGGGAAGTTGTGGAGGTCACCGAAACACCGGGCAGAGGCCTTAGCGCGCAGCTGCGCTTGCGCGATGGCAGCCAGGCCATCCGCACCCTCCTGCTCGGTTCGGCCGAGCACGTGGGTGCGCCCTGGTTCGAGCGCGACGGCCTGCAAGTCTGTATGGCCTTGGATGGCGGTGCTGTTGCCGACCGGTCGTGGGCACGTTTCGACCTGGAAGAGCAATTGCGCAGCGATCTGCACACCTCGCTTCGCGCACTCGCGCAAGCGGGGATTGGCGTGCAGATCCTTTCGGGTGACTATGCGGGCTCGGTGGCACGCGTCGCACAGCGGGCCGGCATCGACGCATGGCGCGGCGGTTGTACCCCCGCCGACAAGCTCGCGGCCATTCGCGCCTTACAGGCGCGCGGCCACCGCGTGGCGATGGTCGGTGACGGATTGAACGACGGCCCGGTGCTGGCGGCTGCCAACGCATCGTTTGCCTTTGGTAGCGCAGTGCCCTTGACGAGCTTGCGTTCCGACTTTGTCGTGCTGGGAGGCCAATTGCCCTTGATCGCCCAATCCGTGCTGCTGGCGCGCCGGACGCTGCGGATCGTGCGGCAGAACCTCCTGTGGGCTGCGGGGTACAACGTGGTGAGCGTTCCACTCGCTATTGCGGGTCTCATGCCAGCATGGCTTGCCGGCCTGGGCATGGCGGCAAGCTCCCTGTTGGTGGTGTTGAACTCCGCCCGCTTGGCGCGTGCTATGCCATCGCTCGTGCCAGCCGCTGATGGCGCAGGAAAGCCTGTACCGATGACGCATACCCAGGTTCACGCCTGA